Part of the Xanthomonas sp. SI genome is shown below.
GTGCTGCTGGTCGCGCTGTTCTGCACCGGCCTGCAGTCCACGCTGTTCGGCCCGGTGAAGTATTCGATCCTGCCTTCGGTGCTCAAGCCGGAAGAACTGACCGGCGGCAACGGCCTGGTCGAGATGGGCACCTCGATCTCGATCCTGTGCGGCATGATCCTGGGCGGGCTGATCTTCCAGATCGCCGGCAGCCACGGCCCGGTCGCCGCGGCCACCGCGGTGATCGCGCTGGCGGTCACCGGCAACCTGGTCGCGCGACTGATCCCGAAGGTCGACGCCGGCGCGCCGGAGCTGAAGATCAACTGGAATCCGCTGCCCGAGTCGCTGGCGATCATGCGCCTGACCCGGCGCCATCTGGCGGTGCGCAACGCGGTGCTCGGCGTGTCCTGGTTCTGGTTCATCGGCACGGTGCTGACCGCGCAATTGCCGACCTATGCCGAACTCAATCTCGGCGGCGCGCAGGACCTGTACATCTTCGCCCTGGCGCTGTTCTCGATCGGCACCGGCACCGGCTCGCTGCTGTGCGAAAAGCTGTCCGGGCGCACCGTGGAAATCGGCCTGGTGCCGCTGGGCGCGTTCGGCATCAGCGCGTTCATGCTCGACCTGTATTTCGCCCGCCCCGGCGGCGCGCTGCAGGCCGGGCTGGGCATCGGCCAGTTCGTGCACCAGGCCGGCAGCTGGCGGATCATGCTCGACCTGGTCGGCATCGGCCTGTGCACCGGCCTGTTCGTGGTGCCGCTGTTCGCGCTGATCCAGAGCCGCACGCCCAAGGCCGAGCTGTCGCGGGTCATCGCCGGGCTCAACATCCAGAACTCGATGTTCATCGTCATCGCCGCGATGGTCGGCATCGCGCTGCAGATGCAGCAGCTGACCCTGTTCGGCGTGCGCGTGCCGATGCCGGGGCTGAGCATCCCGCAGGTGTTCCTGGCGCTGGCCATCGCCAACGCGGTGGTGGCGATCTGGATCTTCAGCATCGTCCCCGAATTCCTGATGCGTTTCCTCAGCTGGGTGATGGTGCGCGCGCTGTACCGGCTGCGCCTGCACGGCATCGAGCGGCACGTGCCCGACGAGGGCGCGGCGCTGATCGTGTGCAACCACGTCAGCTACATGGACGCGCTGGTGCTGGCCGCGTCGATCCCGCGGCCGGTGCGTTTCGTCATGTACTACCGCATCTTCAACATCCCGGTGATGCGCTGGATCTTCCGCACCGCCAAGGCGATCCCGATCGCCGGCGCGCGCGAGGACCCGGCGCTGATGCAGCGCGCATTCGACGAGATCGACGCGGCGCTGGCCGACGGCGAGCTGGTGTGCATCTTCCCCGAGGGCGCATTGACCAAGGACGGCGAGATCGCCAAGTTCAAGTCGGGCGTGGAGAAGATCGTCGAGCGCCGCGCGGTACCGGTGCTGCCGATGGCGCTGCGCAACATGTGGACCAGCATGTGGAGCAAGCGCGACTCGCGGCTGCGGCGCATGCGCGTGCCGCGGCGCTTCCGCGCGCACGTGGAGGTGATCGCCGGCGCGCCGGTGGACGCCGCCGAGGTCAGCGCGGAACTGCTGGAAGCGCAGGTGCGGCAGTTGCGCGGAGACGCCGCGTGAAGCTGCGGGGTGCCTGAAAACGCCGCTTCGGGTAGATTAGGCGCCGGGGAGACGCCTGCGTACTGCAGCGGCGTCCATTTCAGGGGTCGATCAGTGAGTCAGGTATTGCCGCCACCACCGCCCAACGGCGCGGGCATCTACGTCCCCAACAATCTGGTGTGGGCGATCCTGTCCACGCTGTTCTGCTGCCTGCCGCTAGGCGTGGTGTCGATCGTCTATGCCTCGCAGGTGGACGGCAAGCGCGCCGCCGGCGATGTGGCCGGCGCCCGCGACGCCTCGCGCAAGGCCGGCCTGTGGGCGATGTGGTCGGCGCTGGCCGCGCCGATCCTGCTCGCACTGTGGTTCCTGCTGTTCGGCGGCATCGCGATCCTCAGCAGCGCGCTGGGGCAGTGAGCCGACCCGCTTTCTCGTTTTTTCTTCGTTCCACCACGCAACCGGAGTAACACGGATGAATACCACCGCACCGCAAGTGTCCAACAATCTGGTCTGGGCGATCCTGAGCACGCTGTTCTGCTGCCTGCCGCTGGGCATCGTTTCGATCGTGTTCGCCGCCCAGGTCAACACCAAGCTCGCCGCCGGCGACGTCACCGGCGCCCGCGAATCGGCCGACAAGGCCAAGAAGTGGGCGATCTACTCGGTCGTCGCCTGGGTCGTGCTGGTCGTGCTGTACCTGATCTTCCTGTTCGCCCTGGGCGGCATGAGCATGATGCAGCAGTCGGCCACGGCCTGATCGACGCGCCGGGCCGCCGCTGCCGCGCGCAGCGGCGGCCCTGTTCGATCGCTCCACGATTCCGTTACCCACGATTCCGTCGCCGATGTTCCTGCGCGGACGCCCCCTGCCCCGCTGGCTACCGCTGGCCGCGCTGAGCGGCGGCGCCGTGGTCGCGACACTGGTGCTGCGCCGGGTCGATCCCAATGTGCCGGGCAATCCCTTGCCTGCGTGCCCGTTCTACGCGCTCACCGGCCTGTATTGCCCGGGCTGCGGCAGCACCCGCTGCCTGCACGCACTGGTGCACCTGGATCTCGCCCATGCCATGGCGACCAATCCGCTGCTGGTGGTGGCCCTGCCGCTGCTGGCGATCATGGCGCTCAACGCCGCCGGGCTGCGCATGCGCGTGCTGGCGCCGCTGCTGAAGATCCTCGCCGATCCGCGCCTGTGGCTGTGGCTGCTGCTCGGCTACGCGGTGCTGCGCAACCTGCCGTGGTACCCGTTCATGCTGCTCGCGCCGCACTGAGCGCGGCACGCGCGCCGAAAGATGGAGGCGCGGCGGCCACCTCGTCTAGACTTGGCCCCATGCCCAGCGCATAGCCCTTCAAGGAGATCCACACATGAGCACCGTCAGCCCCGTCACGCCGCCGCCCGCCCCCGGCGCGATTCCCAATCATCTGGCCTGGGCGATCATCGCCACGGTGCTCGGTTTCTGCCTGTGCTGCCCGTCGATCATTCCGGGCATCGTCGCGATCGTGTTCTCCAGCAAAGTCAACGGGCTGCTCAACCAGGGCGACCTGGACGGCGCACGGCGCGCCTCCAACAACGCCAAGACCTGGTGCTGGGTGACCACCGCCATGGCCATCATCGGCGTGCTGCTCAACATCGGCATGGTCGCCACCGGCGGCATGCAGAAGTACATGGAATACGTGAACCAGATGCAGCACATGAGCTGATCGGCATGCGCGCCTGGCAACAACGGGCGTGCCTCGGCGGCGCCACCGCCCTCGCGGCGGCCGGCGGCGCGCTGCTGTACCGGTTCGATCCCAACGCCGCGGACAATCCGTTCGCGCCGTGCCTGTTCCATGCGCTCACCGGCTACTACTGTCCCGGCTGCGGCATGACCCGCGCCCTGCACGCGCTGGTGCACCTGGATCCAGTCGGTGCCTTCGCGATGAATCCCGGCGCGATGCTGGGCCTGGCCGTGCTGCCGGGCCTGATCGCCTGGAAGGCTGGCTGGCGCGCGGCGTGGTTCGCGCCGGTGGTCGCGCTGCTGTCGCGGCCGAATTTCTGGCTGCTGGCGCTGCCCGGTTACTGGATCGCGCGCAACCTGCCGTGGTTCCCGTTCACCCTGCTCGCGCCGACTTAGGGCGTGTCATCAATCCCCGAGCAGCTCGCGCCGCTCTCGCGCATGCGCGTTCATGTCGGCGCTGGCACGGCAGCGTGCACGCGCAAGAGTGGCCCTACGGGTTGGGTCTGTCAGGCCGCCAGCCGGCACCGCGCGGCTTGACCTGACCGCCAGTCAGGCGCTGCGCCACGCAGCACCGGCTGGCAACCTGACAGACCCAACGCGACCTACTCGGGAATCGATGACACGCCCTAGTCAGCTGACCCAGCCGGCGATCACCAGCAACGCCAGCACCACCAGCCATAGCAGCAGCACCCGCCAGATCTGGCTCATCGCATCGCGCAATTCCGGCAGGCGCCGTAGCACCGGCACCGCCATGCCGGCATCGCTGTAGTCGTGCGCCTCGTCGTCGAGTTCGCCGCGCACGCTGGCGCAGGCCACCGGGCCGAGGAAGCCGCTGTCCAGCTGCCAGCGATTGCCGCCGGCCGCGCGCCAGGCGCCGAACACGGTCTCGAAGTTGCCGACCAGCGCCAGCGAGAAGGTCATCAGCTGCGCCACCGGCCATTCCATCGCGGCCAGCACGGTGCGCGCGCCGAGCGCGGTGGCCAACGGCAGCCGCGGCGCGTACGGGCCGACCGCGGCCAGCGCCAGCAGGCGATAACCGAGCGCGCCGAACGGCCCCAGCAGCAGGAACCAGAACAGCACTGCGAACCAGCGCCGCAACGCGCTGACCGCCACCGCCTCCACCAAGCCCGCCGGATCCTCGCGCGGCGGCCCGCCATCGGCATGCAGGTGCGCGACCGCCACCCGCCGCGCGGCCACGTCGTCGGCCTCGATCACCGCTTCCACATCGGTATCCAGATCGCGCGGACCCCAACTGAAGGCCAGCACCAGCACCCCGAACAGCAGCGCCAGCAGGCCCAGGTGCGGCGCGGCCAGCAGCCACTGCAGCAGCCCGACCAACAGCAAGGCCGGCAGCAGCGCCAGCGCGATGCCGTAGCGGCCGCGCCAGCCGCTGCCTTCGCCGGCGTGCGCATCCAGCCACGACAGCCAGTCGCCATAGGCATCGAAACGGCGCAGCGAGGCCACCATGCCGGGCGCGACATGGCCCAGCACCAGGGCGACGATCACAGCGACGAGAGTAGTGAACATGCAGGTCCTCCGGGACCGTTCTGAAGCGTGTGCGGCGGACGCCGGCGCGGCTTGCCGGTCTACGCCTGCGCGCCGCCGCGGCGATACCAGTCCACCACCAGCGCGCGCGCGATGGAGATGCCCGGCGGCAGGCGCAGGCCATGGCCGTCGTCGGCGCTGTCGCCCTGTTCCGCGGCGCGCTGCAGGGCGGCCCCGATCTCGTCACGCTCGAACCAGCGCGCGTCTTCCAGCTCGCCATCCACCTGCGGCGCGTCGGGCTCGGCCAGCGCGCTGAAGCCGAGCATCAGCGCACCCGGGAACGGCCATGGCTGCGCACCGTAATAGCGGCAGCTGCCGGGCCGCACCCGCACCTGGGTCTCCTCGGCCACTTCGCGCGCCACGGTCTGCTCCAGCGACTCGCCCGGCTCGACGAAGCCGGCGATCACCGAATAGCGCCGCGCCGGCCAGCTCGCCTGGCGCCCCAGCAGCAGCCGCGCGCCGTCGCTGACCGCCACGATCACCGCCGGATCCACGCGCGGATAGTGTTCGCTGGCGCATTGCGCGCACACGCCGAGGAAGCCGCCGCGGCGGAAGCCGATGGCGCCGCTGCAGACGCCGCAGAAGCGGGTGCGCGATTGCCAATGCAGCATGCCGCGGGCATAGGCGAACAGGCCGGACGCGAATGCGGGCCACTCGGCCGCGGCGCGGCGCAGGTCCATGCGCCGCGGCGGATCGAGGTCTGCGTCGAGCATGCCCGCTGCTACGGCGAACCAGGCCTGGCCATCGCGCAGGCCGAGAAAGATCGCCTGCTCGACCCTATCGCCCAGCGCGGCGCCGGTCAGCGCCAATGGCTGGCCGTGCGCATCGGCGTAGGCGTTGCCGTCGGCATCGAGCAGCAGCAGGTGCGCGGCGGGCCAGGCGCGGCGCAAGGCCTCGGGATCGTTGCGCAGCGCATCGGCGCGGTCGATGACCGCGTCGGCGAACGCGAAGGAAACAGGCGTCAGTTCGGGCATGCGGCGCAGGGTGCAGGCAAACCGCGCATCCCGCAAGCCGCAGCGTGTCTACACGCTGAAGCTGCTGCCGCAGCCGCAGGTGGTCTTGGCGTTGGGGTTGCGGATCACGAACTGCGCGCCGTGCAGGCCTTCGCTGTAATCCACTTCCGCGCCCATCAGGTACTGCAGGCTCAGCGGGTCGACCAGCAGGGTGACTTCGTCGGTACGTACCGACAGGTCGTCCTCGGCGCGGTTCTCGTCGAACTCGAAGCCGTACTGGAACCCGGAACAGCCGCCGCCCTGGATGTACACGCGCAACGCCAGCGCATCGTTGCCTTCCTCGCGGATCAGCTCGCGCACCTTGGCCGCGGCGGCCTGGGTGAAGTTCAGCGGCCGCTCCAGCGACTGGTAGTCGGGGGCGGGCGCGGCGCTGGGCAGGGAGACGAGAGTGCTCATGGCTGCAGGATGGGGGCGGCCGGGGGCCGAATCAAGCATCCGCCGCGGTCAGCGCGCGCTGCGCCGGCGCGGCCTGCGGTTCCTCGTGCGACGGCTCCGGCGGCGCCAGCGCGGCCATGCTGCCGACATGGATCAGCCGCCCGGTCAGCTGCGCGCCGGCGTTCATCTCCACCACCTGGTAGTGCACGTTGCCCTGCACCCGCGCCTTCGGCGCCAGTTCCACGCGCTCGGCGGCATGCACGTCGCCGGTCAGCTGGCCGTTGATGATCACGATCGGCGCGCGCACCTCGCCCTCGATGCTGCCGTGCTCGGACAGGGTCAGCGTCGCCGGCGCGCCGTCCTCGGCCAGCACCTTGCCGAGGATGCGCCCTTCCACGTACAGGCCGCCGCTGAACACCAGGTCGCCCCGGATCACCACCTGCGCGCCGATCAGGGTATCCACCACGGTCTGGCCGCTGCTGCGGCCGTTCTTGTTGCTTCCGAACATAAGCTGCCTACTCCCCTTTGCCGTTGCCGGCCAGTGTCCAATCGAAACTCTGGGTGACCGGCGCCCCTCCGCCGGACAGCGATACTCGCACCCGTTGCGGGGTGAAATCCTTGGGCAGGATCACGCTGCCGTCCAACTGCTGGAAATAGCGGAACGAATAGTCCTGCCCGGGCACGCCGCTCTTCTGGTGCAGTTCGTCCCAGCCCACGCTGGTCAGCTTGCCGCCGCGCACGCCTTCCACCGCCAGGCGCATCTGCCCCTGGCTGATCGCGCCGCGGTTGAGGTTCTGGGTCAGCACCACGTTGTAGTGCCAGGTGCCGCCGGCCTCGGCCGAGAACTCGGCCGAATGCACGGTCAGGCCCTTGCGCTGGCTGGTGGCGCCGACCAGGCGCTCGTAGAAGGCCACGTCGGCCCGCAGTCCGGCGATCTCCTCGTCGCGCTCGGCCAGCGAACTCTGCACCTCGTTGTTGGCGGCGCGGCTGATCTGGTCGGAGCGGGCCAGGGTGGCCTGGCGCTGGTTGAGCGTGTCGATCTGCCGCTGCTGCGCCTGCAGCTTGGCCTCGGCCTGGCGCAGTTGCGTCCTCACCTCGCCCAGTTCCGGCGCGGCCTGGCGGCTGGCCAGCAGCCAGGTTCCCGCCAGCGACAGCAGCCAGACGATGGCGATCAGCAGCCACAGGCCGCGTCCGCGCACGGGCGCGGCGCCGTTGGGCACGATCTGGAAACGGGGGACGGGTCGGTTCATCGTCAAAGCCGCGCCACCGAGGCGGCAGCGGCGTCGATCCTCGCGGGGGGTCGGCCGGCCGGCTAGTGTAAGCCACGCGCCGTAGCTTGCCGTTGCCGGCAGCGGCGGCGCGGGCGGCCGCCCGTGCGCTGGCCTTCGCCGCACGCTTGGCCGATAGTGGCCGCCACCCGCGCATCTGCAGGAGCGCCTCGCCATGACCGACGCCCACCTCTTCGTAATCGGCATCCTGCTGGCCTGGCTGGCCGGCATCCGCGTCTACCTGACCGTGTTCGGGATCGGCGTGGCCGGCCTGCTCGGCTGGCTGGACTTGCCGCCGGCACTGCAGGCCACCGAGTCGTGGTGGGTGCTGGGCACCTCCGGCGCGCTGGCGCTGGCCGAGTTCTTCGCCGACAAGATTCCCGGCGTGGATTCGGTCTGGGACCTGCTGCAGACCCTGACCCGGATCCCGGCCGGCGCGTTTCTGGCCGCGGCCACGCTGTCCCAGGACGGCCAGCTGGGCGCCGGCGCGCTGGCCACCGGTGCCGGCGTCGCGCTCACCAGCCATGTGCTGAAGGCCGGCTCGCGCGCCTTGCTGAACACCTCGCCGGAACCGGCCAGCAACTGGATCGCCTCGCTGACCGAGGATTCGGTGGTCCTGGCCACGCTCGCGCTGGCCCTGGTGCATCCGTGGCTGGCGCTGGCCGTATTGCTTGGGGCGAGCGTGCTGGGTGCGCTGCTGGTGTGGTGGGTGTGGCGCACGCTGTGGCGCGGCGTCCGCCGCCTGCTGGCGGTGCCCGCGGACGCCGCCGTTGCCGGTCCGGGCCACAAGGGCTCCCTGTCTTCGTGAACTTCATCGCATAATTGCGCGCGCACCAGGATAAAGACGCGATGGCCGCAAGAGACACCGCACCACTTTCCAGCCGCGACGAACCGCGTTCGCGCAACGTCCGTGCCGAGACCCCGCCACCGCACTACTGGCGGCGCTGGGCCGCCGACGCCGTGCCCGACCCGGAAGCGCCGGCGTCCGACCTGGCCCTGGCGCCGAGTGCGGAAGACGGCACAGCGGCCGCTGCCGCCGGCCACGACACCGCTCCCCCCGCAGCGCCGAGCGCGTCCAGCGACGCGGCTGCGCCGCCGCAGCCGCTGGACGCGCCGTACCGCATCCTGATCGTCGAGGACGACCGCTCGCAGGCCCTGTTCGCGCAGAGCGTGCTGCACGGCGCCGGCATGCAGGCGCAGGTGGAGATGCAGGCCGAAGGCGTGCAGCAGGCGATCGCCGAATACCGCCCCGACCTGATCCTGATGGACCTGCACATGCCGGGCCTGGACGGCATGCGCCTGACCGCGCTGATCCGCCAGCAACCGCAGCACCAGTTGCTGCCGATCGTGTTCCTGACCGGCGACCCGGATCCGGAGCTGCAATACGAAGTGCTGGACAGCGGCGCCGACGATTTCCTGACCAAGCCGATCCGCCCGCGGCACCTGATCGCCGCGGTCTCCAACCGCATCCGCCGCGCGCGCCAGCAGGCGCAGCAGAGCGCCAGCGACGGCGTGCCGCTGAACAATCCCGAGACCGGCCTGCCGACCCGCACCCACGTGCTGCAGTTGCTCGGCGAGTCGCTGCGCACGCGCGCCGGCGGCGGCCTGTTCTTCATCGAGATCGCCAGCGCGCTGGGCCTGCGCGAACGCTACGGCTACGCCGCGTTCGAACGCCTGATGACCCAAGCCGGACGCCGCCTGGCCAGCGTCACCGCGCCGCAGCCGCTGGCCCGGCTCAACGACAACAGCTTCCTGCTGCTGGCCCAGGACAGCGACCTGGACGCGCTGCGGCAGCGCGCCCAGGCCTTGCGCGAAGCCCTGGCCAGCCATGCGTTCCCGCTGCGCGACGACGAAGCCGTGCACCTGCGCTGCGCGATCGGCTATGCCGACCTGGCGCAGGGCTTCGAAGACGCCGGCAGCGCGCTGGAAGCGGTCGAGCGCACCGCGCTGCAGGCGCGCCTGCACCCGCAGGGCGTGGCCGCGTACGCGCCGCCGCGCGATGAAGAGGACCTGGGCCGCATCGCCATGTTCGAAGGCCAGCTGGAGCCGGCCTACCAGCCGATCGTCGCCGTCGCCGGCGGCGATACCGCGCAGTACCAGGTGCTGCTGCGCCTGCGCCAGCGCGACGGCACGCTGCTGTCGGCCGGGCAGGTGCTGCCCGCAGCCGAGGCCGGCGGGCGCATCGCCGACCTCGACCAGCAGGTGCTGGACCACGCGCTCGGCCTGCTGCACCTGTACCAGCACGCCACGCCACCGCTGCGCCTGTTCGTGTCGCAGTCCTCGCGCACGCTGGCGCGCGGCGCCTTCGCCGACTGGCTGGTCGAGGCGATCGGCCGCCGCGGCGTCACCGGCACCTCGCTGGTGATCGACCTGCGCCTGGACGATGCGCTGATCCACACGGTGACGCTGCAGCAGTTCTGCGCCCGGCTGATGCCGCTGGGCGTGCAGTTCTGCCTCAGCCAGTTCGAACCCGGCGCCGAGGCCGAGGCGCTGCTCAACCAGTTGCCGCTGGGCTACCTGCGCCTGTCCGCGCGCTTCGCCAACGCGCACGCCGATGCCGCACTGCGCGACCAGCTGCGCGCCGCGATCGACCTGGCGCACCGCGCCGGGCTGCTGATCATCGGCCAGCAGATCGAGGAAGCGCAGGCCGCCGCGGCGATGTGGATGGGCGGGGTCGATTTCATCCAGGGCAACCTGGTGCAGTCGGTCGGCGACGAACTGAACTTCGATTTCCAGAACGCGGTGCTGTAGCGATGCCCGCACGCCGGCGCCGGCCCCTGCCGTGGCTGGCCGCGTCGAGCGCGGCAAGCGCGGTCGCCGGCGCGCTGCTGGGGGTGCCGGTACTGGCCCCGCCGCCGCCCTGGCATCTGCTGGCCCCGCTGTGCATCGGC
Proteins encoded:
- the nudC gene encoding NAD(+) diphosphatase, encoding MPELTPVSFAFADAVIDRADALRNDPEALRRAWPAAHLLLLDADGNAYADAHGQPLALTGAALGDRVEQAIFLGLRDGQAWFAVAAGMLDADLDPPRRMDLRRAAAEWPAFASGLFAYARGMLHWQSRTRFCGVCSGAIGFRRGGFLGVCAQCASEHYPRVDPAVIVAVSDGARLLLGRQASWPARRYSVIAGFVEPGESLEQTVAREVAEETQVRVRPGSCRYYGAQPWPFPGALMLGFSALAEPDAPQVDGELEDARWFERDEIGAALQRAAEQGDSADDGHGLRLPPGISIARALVVDWYRRGGAQA
- a CDS encoding EAL domain-containing response regulator, whose protein sequence is MAARDTAPLSSRDEPRSRNVRAETPPPHYWRRWAADAVPDPEAPASDLALAPSAEDGTAAAAAGHDTAPPAAPSASSDAAAPPQPLDAPYRILIVEDDRSQALFAQSVLHGAGMQAQVEMQAEGVQQAIAEYRPDLILMDLHMPGLDGMRLTALIRQQPQHQLLPIVFLTGDPDPELQYEVLDSGADDFLTKPIRPRHLIAAVSNRIRRARQQAQQSASDGVPLNNPETGLPTRTHVLQLLGESLRTRAGGGLFFIEIASALGLRERYGYAAFERLMTQAGRRLASVTAPQPLARLNDNSFLLLAQDSDLDALRQRAQALREALASHAFPLRDDEAVHLRCAIGYADLAQGFEDAGSALEAVERTALQARLHPQGVAAYAPPRDEEDLGRIAMFEGQLEPAYQPIVAVAGGDTAQYQVLLRLRQRDGTLLSAGQVLPAAEAGGRIADLDQQVLDHALGLLHLYQHATPPLRLFVSQSSRTLARGAFADWLVEAIGRRGVTGTSLVIDLRLDDALIHTVTLQQFCARLMPLGVQFCLSQFEPGAEAEALLNQLPLGYLRLSARFANAHADAALRDQLRAAIDLAHRAGLLIIGQQIEEAQAAAAMWMGGVDFIQGNLVQSVGDELNFDFQNAVL
- a CDS encoding DUF6776 family protein, with amino-acid sequence MNRPVPRFQIVPNGAAPVRGRGLWLLIAIVWLLSLAGTWLLASRQAAPELGEVRTQLRQAEAKLQAQQRQIDTLNQRQATLARSDQISRAANNEVQSSLAERDEEIAGLRADVAFYERLVGATSQRKGLTVHSAEFSAEAGGTWHYNVVLTQNLNRGAISQGQMRLAVEGVRGGKLTSVGWDELHQKSGVPGQDYSFRYFQQLDGSVILPKDFTPQRVRVSLSGGGAPVTQSFDWTLAGNGKGE
- the erpA gene encoding iron-sulfur cluster insertion protein ErpA; the protein is MSTLVSLPSAAPAPDYQSLERPLNFTQAAAAKVRELIREEGNDALALRVYIQGGGCSGFQYGFEFDENRAEDDLSVRTDEVTLLVDPLSLQYLMGAEVDYSEGLHGAQFVIRNPNAKTTCGCGSSFSV
- a CDS encoding polymer-forming cytoskeletal protein, giving the protein MFGSNKNGRSSGQTVVDTLIGAQVVIRGDLVFSGGLYVEGRILGKVLAEDGAPATLTLSEHGSIEGEVRAPIVIINGQLTGDVHAAERVELAPKARVQGNVHYQVVEMNAGAQLTGRLIHVGSMAALAPPEPSHEEPQAAPAQRALTAADA
- a CDS encoding MFS transporter, encoding MSGHSQFALLKQRRFLPFFVVQGLGAFNDNVYRQAIIGLLFYLGVTPEQRTLYTNLAPALFILPYFLFSALAGQIAEKLEKSRLVVITTTMEIAIMSLAAVGFLTENMAVLLVALFCTGLQSTLFGPVKYSILPSVLKPEELTGGNGLVEMGTSISILCGMILGGLIFQIAGSHGPVAAATAVIALAVTGNLVARLIPKVDAGAPELKINWNPLPESLAIMRLTRRHLAVRNAVLGVSWFWFIGTVLTAQLPTYAELNLGGAQDLYIFALALFSIGTGTGSLLCEKLSGRTVEIGLVPLGAFGISAFMLDLYFARPGGALQAGLGIGQFVHQAGSWRIMLDLVGIGLCTGLFVVPLFALIQSRTPKAELSRVIAGLNIQNSMFIVIAAMVGIALQMQQLTLFGVRVPMPGLSIPQVFLALAIANAVVAIWIFSIVPEFLMRFLSWVMVRALYRLRLHGIERHVPDEGAALIVCNHVSYMDALVLAASIPRPVRFVMYYRIFNIPVMRWIFRTAKAIPIAGAREDPALMQRAFDEIDAALADGELVCIFPEGALTKDGEIAKFKSGVEKIVERRAVPVLPMALRNMWTSMWSKRDSRLRRMRVPRRFRAHVEVIAGAPVDAAEVSAELLEAQVRQLRGDAA
- a CDS encoding DUF2752 domain-containing protein; the encoded protein is MFLRGRPLPRWLPLAALSGGAVVATLVLRRVDPNVPGNPLPACPFYALTGLYCPGCGSTRCLHALVHLDLAHAMATNPLLVVALPLLAIMALNAAGLRMRVLAPLLKILADPRLWLWLLLGYAVLRNLPWYPFMLLAPH
- a CDS encoding CD225/dispanin family protein, with product MSTVSPVTPPPAPGAIPNHLAWAIIATVLGFCLCCPSIIPGIVAIVFSSKVNGLLNQGDLDGARRASNNAKTWCWVTTAMAIIGVLLNIGMVATGGMQKYMEYVNQMQHMS
- a CDS encoding DUF2752 domain-containing protein produces the protein MRAWQQRACLGGATALAAAGGALLYRFDPNAADNPFAPCLFHALTGYYCPGCGMTRALHALVHLDPVGAFAMNPGAMLGLAVLPGLIAWKAGWRAAWFAPVVALLSRPNFWLLALPGYWIARNLPWFPFTLLAPT
- a CDS encoding CD225/dispanin family protein, with amino-acid sequence MNTTAPQVSNNLVWAILSTLFCCLPLGIVSIVFAAQVNTKLAAGDVTGARESADKAKKWAIYSVVAWVVLVVLYLIFLFALGGMSMMQQSATA
- a CDS encoding DUF4126 domain-containing protein; the encoded protein is MTDAHLFVIGILLAWLAGIRVYLTVFGIGVAGLLGWLDLPPALQATESWWVLGTSGALALAEFFADKIPGVDSVWDLLQTLTRIPAGAFLAAATLSQDGQLGAGALATGAGVALTSHVLKAGSRALLNTSPEPASNWIASLTEDSVVLATLALALVHPWLALAVLLGASVLGALLVWWVWRTLWRGVRRLLAVPADAAVAGPGHKGSLSS
- a CDS encoding CD225/dispanin family protein → MSQVLPPPPPNGAGIYVPNNLVWAILSTLFCCLPLGVVSIVYASQVDGKRAAGDVAGARDASRKAGLWAMWSALAAPILLALWFLLFGGIAILSSALGQ